The genomic segment GCTGCTGCCTTGCTTGTGGATGCTGGGGATCAAGTGGTCTCGTCTATCTGCCGGTTATTGATCCGCTCGACGGCCGCCTTGGTGGCGGTGGCCGCTCGGCGGACGTAGGTGAGGGCTTCCTCGATGCGGGTGCTGTCGATGTCGCCGCCCGAGTTGAGTGTCTTGGTCATCTGGTTGAGGTTGCTGCCGGCCCAGCCGAGCTTGCGGCTGGTGGCGAAGAGCTCGGTGAGGATGTCGTGGTCGGCGGCGATGGTGGCGGCGGTGCGGGTCTGGTCGCGGGCGGCGGCGAGCGCGGAGTGGGCGAGGAATCCGGCGATACTCATGCCGACGGCATCGGCGCCGGACTGGATGAGAGCGCGTTCGCGTTCGTTGAGTCGGACGCTGTGGGCGGGGCGCTGCTTCTTGTCGCGCGGGCGAGGTTTCCCCTTGGTCAGGCGCGTGTGACCGGCCTTACTTGGCTGCGAACCGCCCTCGGTCGCAGCCCTCCCGTCCGGCGCCCCCTGGCGCTGGTCGGGCCCCGCCACCCCTGGCGCGGGATCGGGTTCGGACGCTCCCCCTGCGGGGGAGTGTCCGAACCTCCAACTTGCTCCGCTTTGGGCTGGCGTGGCTTGGGGCGCGTTCTGGTGCTCTGGGCTGTGGGTGCACGAATCCTGCATGGAGAGCAGCTCCTGGCTGAGGGGAGAGGGCAGCGGACCAGGTCGACGTACGGGCAGCGTCCCCAACGCCCGCTGGTTCGAGCGGTGAGTCGCGAGGGAGGGCCGTGCGTGCCTGGTCAAGCGGTGCCAATGGGGCGGGGCCGTGGGACCAGACGGGGTGCTGGTCCACGGCCCCCGTTCGGCGTTCAGGGCTGACCGGATATCCGGTCAGCCCGTGGGGACGGCGGTCTCGCAACCCTGCTCTGCCGCCAGGAGGGCCTTGAGTTCGGTGAGCCGGTCCTCGGAGATGGGGAGGTCGGCCTCGCGGATGGCGTTCCGTAGCACGGCGCGGGTGGCTGTTCCGTGCATGGCGATGGCCGAGCGGCCGATCGCGAGGAGTTCGTCCATCTCGGCACCGGGAGGACGTCCGTAGCGTTGCGCCGCAGGGACGCCGTCCTCGTGGGACGGCTCGGTGGTCTCGCGGGTGGGGACCGAGTCGTGCAGGGGAAGTTGGTTCTGCACGGATCGAGGAGGCAGGGACTCAAGACGAAGGTTGGAGTCGGCGTGCTCCCCGGCTTCCTCGCTCGTCGAGTCGAAACCTGCACCCGATCGGCTGGGCGGCGGAGTCGTCTCGACTTGGCGCATGGCGCCTTCGTTCGGAGGGAAGGCGTTCCAAGGCGATGGCAGTTCGATCGTGGCCAGAGCTGTCGCGTGACGGCGGACGGCAAGCTGGTGCAGCAGTACTTCGCGCTGGCGCTGGTCGATTCCCACAGACGCTTGGGCGACGGCGCGGGAAAGCCGTCGCGCGGTTCGCCGGCCTCGCCAGCCGGCGCGCTGCTTCGGGGTTCGCTCCGCAAGGTGCGCGGCCAGGGCGACGGCCCTGCGGGTGGCACGGTCGCGGCTGATCTGCGCGGCGTCACGATCGTGTTCGGCGATCCCAAGGTGGGAGAGGAAGCGTTCGCGTATTTCGCGCCCGACCCGGGCGAGGAGGCTGTGGGAGGCAGCCTCGGGCGTGCGGATGCGTAGTTCGATGCCCATGGTCTGATGCCAGAGCAGTGCGGCCATGACCGGTCCCACGAAGGCCCGCACCGTGCCGCCGACCTCACCTGACTCGGCGTACGCGGGGATCACCTGTACAGCGGTGATCACCCAGGTCAGGACGCCGGGCAGGCCGGGTGCTTGCTTGGGGCCGTGCAGGTTCTGCCGCGCCAGCAGGGCCGTGGCGAAGAGGGCGAGTTCCGCGGCGGCGAACATCGCGGTGCGCTCGGTGGTGCCCCTCATGTCGAGGTAGTCGGCGGCGAACCGCCAGCTGGTGTCGGCGCTGTAGGCAGTGCATCCGACCGCGGCCAGTGCGGCGACCCTGACCGCGGGCGTTCCGGGCTGTCGCTTGGCGTGGTTTCGGGGAGCGCGTCGGTAGATCAGCCAGCTGACCAGCAGCACTGTGCAGGTGGCAAGGAGGGCGGCGAGCGCGATAGGTATCGCGTTCCAGTGCCCGAGTGCGGGCATGGCAAGTTCCGTCATGCAGGGGTCTCCAAAGGGCCCGATGCGCCGTGTGGGCAGGCGTGGGCGCGGACGGGCGGTGTGGTGAAGGTGAGCTGGTGCGGGGCGGCGCCGTGCGGTCAGGCGGAGAGCTGGCGTCTGCGGTCGGCGCCGGTGAGGACGACGGTGGTGGTCATCTCGGCGAGACGGGAGGCGACGCGGTCGCCGACGGCGTCGCGGAGCGCGGCGGTCGGCAGATTGGTCGTGAGGAGGGTGGGGAGCAGGTCGGTGTAGCGGCGGTTGATCAGCCGGTACGTGATCTCCTCGGTCCACTCCGACTGCTTGGCTGCGCCGAGGTCGTCCAGGATCAGCAGCGGGCAGGTGCTGAGG from the Streptomyces sp. NBC_01335 genome contains:
- a CDS encoding mobilization protein; translated protein: MSIAGFLAHSALAAARDQTRTAATIAADHDILTELFATSRKLGWAGSNLNQMTKTLNSGGDIDSTRIEEALTYVRRAATATKAAVERINNRQIDETT